GAGCACTGGGCAGATCAGGTTCTCTCTGACCTCAAGAACATGCCTGCTCCGAAGCCCTGGCTGGACTTCTTCAAACACAGCATTGGGTTTACGGGTTCCAAACCCAACGCCCGGCTCCTCAGGACATTTCAGAAGCAGCTTGAGGCCCTGCCCACTCCCGAGGAACAGGTGCTGTCATGGCTCAAAAAAGTCTGTTCTGGTCGCAGTTTACCTCTCCGCACCATTCCAAACCAATCCCACAACCAGAGTGAGGACGGCTTTAACACCCTGCTCCTGCGTGGCCTGATCTGGCTGTGTGCGTTCTTGCCTTACACCCCTGAACTTCCCAGGACCCTGGCCCAGATCGCCGAATACAGCCTGAAGAAAGTTCCCGGAGTGGGACCACGCAGTCCCAGAATTGCCCATGCCTGCATTTACGTTCTCGGCCAGATGGAGCATGAGGGGGCTCTGGTCCAATTGGCGCGGCTCAAAAGCCGCACCCTTCTGAAACCCACCCTGAAGGAAATCGAGAAGGCCCTTGCAGCAAAGGCCAGCAAACTGGGCATCTCTACTGAAGACCTGGAAGAACTGGGAATGCCCACCTTCGGTCTGGATGAAACAGGTTGCCACACGGAGCAATGGGGGGACATCACAGCCAGATTGGACGTCTCCGGGCAGGAGGTTGAACTGTCTTTCTGGAATGCAGCAGGCACAGAAATCAGGAGCCTTCCGGCCCGTTTGAAGCACGAGCATGCAGAAGAATTGAGGGAACTGAGAGCCAGCAGCAAAGACATCCGCCAGATGCTGACCACTGTGGCTGGACGCCTTGATGGGCTGTATCTGCAACAGAAAAGCTGGCCTGTGCAAACCTGGCAGGAGCGTTACCTGCATCACCCCCTGGTGGGCACGGTGGTCCGCAGATTGATCTGGAACTTTAATGATGGAGATCAGAAAACCTCACTGATCTGGAACAAGGGCAAGTTTGTAAACGCCCACGGGCAGGTCCAGGATCTTCCAGCCCACAGCACCGTGACCCTGTGGCATCCACTTGACACCAGCAGTGAAGAAGTGCTGCGCTGGCGTGATTTCATCCTGCAGCAGGAGGTCACCCAACCTTTCAAGCAGGCCTTCAGGGAAGTGTACCTGCTGACCGCTGCAGAAGAACACACCCGTGTCTACTCGAACCGATTCGCGTCCCACATCCTGAAACAGCACCCTTTCCATGCCCTGTGTGCTGTCAGGGGCTGGACAGACAGCCTGCGAATGATGGTGGACGCATACTTTCCCCCTCCAACCAAAATTCTGAACGCATGGAACCTCCGAGCAGAATTCTGGGTGGAAGGGGCCGGAGATGAACATGGTGTAGACACCAACGAGAGTGGCACCTACCTGTACCTTGCCACCGATCAGGTGCGCTTCTATGCCCTGAATGCAAGCGAGAACCTTTTGAACGCCCCGGGAAGTGGTGAAACCAGTGGATTTTTCCGTGAACCTCTGAATGCTGATCCACTCCCCCTCCAAGACATTCCAGCACTGGTCTTCAGTGAAGTGATGCGGGATGTGGATTTGTTTGTGGGCGTGTGCAGTGTCGGAAATGACCCGAATTGGATGGATTCAGGTTTGCACCAGCACCATGACAGGTACTGGCAGGATTACAGTTTTGGTGAGCTTGGTGCAACTGCTGTCACCCGAAAAGAACTGCTCTCCCGGATTCTGCCCAGACTGAGCATCCGGGAACAGGTGTTCATTGAGGGCCGTTTCCTCAAGGTCAAAGGAAAAATCCGCACCTACAAAATCCATCTTGGCAGTGGGAACATTCTGATGGAGCCCAACGATGAATACCTGTGCATTGTCCCTGCCAGGGGGGTCGGCCAGAACGCAGTTGTTTTGCCTTTCGATGGTGACCATACGCTGTCCATCATTCTCTCCAAAGCCTTCTTGCTGGCAGAAGACCAGAAGATCATCGATCCCACCATTGTGCGCCAGATCCGCTGATCCACATGAAGCAAAACGGTCTGGTGAGTTGCCGCACACCAGACCGGGGAGCATTTTGATGGGCCAGGAGAGGACCCGGACGCAGATCAGCTCAGAGGGTGACGGGAACCCTGGTGGTGAGGCCATCCCCGAGTTTGAAGAGGTGCTTGCTTTCCTGGGCGAGTTTCAGGTCCTGCTGGCTGTAGGGCCAGTAAAAGCTGAGTTTTCCGGTGAAGGGGAAATCCCCGAAGACCACATCTGCCACACCCTGGCCTTCAGAGCCGGGCAGCCAGCTTGCCACGAAGGCATCCCACTCAGGAAGGTGATCGGTGATCACGTAAGGGCGGCCAGACAGCAGCAGCACGGCAAGTTTCTTGCAGGACTTGCGGGCATTGGCGATCACATCGAGGTGGGCCTGGGTGAGCTTGAGTTCAAAGCGGTCCCCCATGCCTTCTGCTGCGGGTTCTTCTGCAATGACCACCACACCCACATCAAAGGTTTCAGTGCTCAGGCCGTCTTCGCTGTACTGGATGAGTTCAGGGTTTGCGACCGTTGCCCTGAAAGCTTCCAGGATGTTGGTGCCTTCGGTGATCTGGCCGTGGCTGCCCATCCAGGAGATGGTCCATCCGCCGCACTGTGCCCCGAGGTCATTTGCTGCAGAGCCTGCCAGCAGCACTTTCTGGGTTTTGCTGAAAGGAAAGACACCTTCATTTTTCAGCAGGACCTGGGATTTGCGCACGGCTTCCCTTGCGACTTCGCGGTGGGCTCTGGAACCGACCACGGACAGGTCTGGAATCTCCTGCTCATCGAACAGACCAAGGGCATGCTTGGTTTTCAGAATACGGGTCACTGCGTCGTCAATTCGGCTGAGGGGCACGTCTCCGTTTTCCACCGCCTTGCTCAGGGTCTCAATGAAACGCTCGTACTTGAAGGGCACCATCACCATGTCGATGCCAGCGTTGATGGATTTCACCACGCAGGTGTAGTAATCCGCATCAATCTGATCAATGCCTTCCCAGTCGGTGACGATGAAGCCCTCAAAGCCCATCTCCCCTTTCAGCACGTCATTGACGAGGTAGCTGTGCCCGTGCATCTTGACCCCGTTCCAGCTGGAGTAGGACGTCATGATGTTGAGGGCTCCGGCTTCAATGGCCTTCTGGTAGGGCGGCAGATGCACGGTGCGCAGGGTTTCCTCGTCGATCTCGCTGTTGCCCTGGTCAAGTTGCCATGCTCCCTGGCTGAGGAGGGCCTGCATGCCTGCATCCACGTGGGCATTGGCCAGCGTAGCGTCGTTCTGCAGGGCGTTGGGGTCACCAGAAATGCGTCTGGAGCTTCCGAAAGTGGTGGCCCCGTCTGCCACAAAGTGCTTCACGGAGGGCAGAACACTGCTTGGGCTGTTCCAGTTTTCCCCCCTG
This sequence is a window from Deinococcus cellulosilyticus NBRC 106333 = KACC 11606. Protein-coding genes within it:
- a CDS encoding DUF4132 domain-containing protein — translated: MAFPDASERILQILNNNSPSQNAETRALQDHLYTFMTSAPFDQEAFKPLLEVIPQARAGLADHRKWLQKALDALNAHQHVLPLEIAARARVLKWTLEAQHLTYPSATVALRKYIELSQARAESTATEIQRMLPHLSAEMQVYAQELRDGTSELDELAEFPQDPDPATRALAALQQLTVFEKWTYLLDHSVRGTSLLERIHQQPVEFRRMVLMTAFTHPAAPAVHTYTLDRLLQQEQPLDPELIQVIFEWAGKWHSMWFHDPLFKSISLLAKSALEAGTLPETTAAMLRRTAAVYAASKEAQQALNWLPTSHPNAGEHWADQVLSDLKNMPAPKPWLDFFKHSIGFTGSKPNARLLRTFQKQLEALPTPEEQVLSWLKKVCSGRSLPLRTIPNQSHNQSEDGFNTLLLRGLIWLCAFLPYTPELPRTLAQIAEYSLKKVPGVGPRSPRIAHACIYVLGQMEHEGALVQLARLKSRTLLKPTLKEIEKALAAKASKLGISTEDLEELGMPTFGLDETGCHTEQWGDITARLDVSGQEVELSFWNAAGTEIRSLPARLKHEHAEELRELRASSKDIRQMLTTVAGRLDGLYLQQKSWPVQTWQERYLHHPLVGTVVRRLIWNFNDGDQKTSLIWNKGKFVNAHGQVQDLPAHSTVTLWHPLDTSSEEVLRWRDFILQQEVTQPFKQAFREVYLLTAAEEHTRVYSNRFASHILKQHPFHALCAVRGWTDSLRMMVDAYFPPPTKILNAWNLRAEFWVEGAGDEHGVDTNESGTYLYLATDQVRFYALNASENLLNAPGSGETSGFFREPLNADPLPLQDIPALVFSEVMRDVDLFVGVCSVGNDPNWMDSGLHQHHDRYWQDYSFGELGATAVTRKELLSRILPRLSIREQVFIEGRFLKVKGKIRTYKIHLGSGNILMEPNDEYLCIVPARGVGQNAVVLPFDGDHTLSIILSKAFLLAEDQKIIDPTIVRQIR
- a CDS encoding glycoside hydrolase family 3 protein translates to MSQPSNNLNFVHNLLSQMTLAEKIGQMTQPEKNSVKPGDIAKYSLGSVLSGGGGNPTENNPRNWREMVLGFIEEAKQSRLKIPLIYGVDAVHGHNNMHGATIFPHNIGLGATRDVDLVRRIGRATALEVAATGVRWDFAPAVSIPYDIRWGRSFEGYSQDTALVSELAAAYIEGLRGENWNSPSSVLPSVKHFVADGATTFGSSRRISGDPNALQNDATLANAHVDAGMQALLSQGAWQLDQGNSEIDEETLRTVHLPPYQKAIEAGALNIMTSYSSWNGVKMHGHSYLVNDVLKGEMGFEGFIVTDWEGIDQIDADYYTCVVKSINAGIDMVMVPFKYERFIETLSKAVENGDVPLSRIDDAVTRILKTKHALGLFDEQEIPDLSVVGSRAHREVAREAVRKSQVLLKNEGVFPFSKTQKVLLAGSAANDLGAQCGGWTISWMGSHGQITEGTNILEAFRATVANPELIQYSEDGLSTETFDVGVVVIAEEPAAEGMGDRFELKLTQAHLDVIANARKSCKKLAVLLLSGRPYVITDHLPEWDAFVASWLPGSEGQGVADVVFGDFPFTGKLSFYWPYSQQDLKLAQESKHLFKLGDGLTTRVPVTL